A window from Glandiceps talaboti chromosome 15, keGlaTala1.1, whole genome shotgun sequence encodes these proteins:
- the LOC144446241 gene encoding condensin complex subunit 3-like has product MPSKQRQAVTMREVFEECQKSVYGHAKLLNKLKEIYENADLKTDFHTEFMQYLKYSMIVLKREPAVERTLDFIAKFAVSFEDEASEANENSRNEENINAKEKQDNFLMILFNFFLASHEANCTAVRFRCCQMINKLLNLMGDDAQIDDDLFDRIYDNMLVRLKDKKASVRVQAVHALARLQDPSDKDCPVIKAYIYMLNNDPNPDVRFAILTCIAPSSQTLTTVLKRTRDVKDSVRKLAFEVLAEKIHIKALRIAQRVTILQDGLNDRSDLVKHACSAKLLQAWLRTFEGNILDLLNTLDVESSSDVAEQALTCLIKSVPCDELVQNFDLLNDKRMMDSDNLTCESALYWRCLCQYIKSLGTAEEGNLEKLVPTLSQLCDYVQDYMEKIKPSENIGNVEETLKQEFIAQQLLLLIGVLDLSDEFGRKRLDKLVHDMLVSPDISASLVKLLLDCFNKLHRDSDSRIEKIAEIVSDIREPITVVENPVNEIELRQRQVKLAGVRVELNQLRDELEECVANQDFPKAAEIKARITDLEDTKASLIEDNQPSSQEVRTEKNDPATLTKCLTIVSEMLQELATNGLNPTLKTMAELLIIPGIQNEDPVVRNLAIGCLGLCAQLCRNFAKEQLLLLMQVSQVDLETIRVRALEGIFDLLLLFGFETFKTDDEEEEVNKSKVDDGDVSTEDAERSFNITKRAKEKNTANSVLTILTTLLDSESSEIRTVAAEGLSKLLLSGRIVSWKLISRLVILWYNPITEEDIRLRHCLGSFLPIYAFASRAHQETIMEAFIPTLRTLINAPIFSPLAKINENNVADFLVALTNNKNLRKNKDENTIEDSSVHDSLAITICNEILNLCDSETPGLRTLCKALTLLDLTPTNASNIKDLQMLVKQMIENLEEKTAKHLAEKFQHQLNQFEEKLNKSSNGETENVENGLVQSETENDENKKPDNDGGEEIEKEIALPDEAGDRVSILTETPVTQTTKKKVTISETPSNNEATKPKKGKGKSTANKSLSKKKSTLKTPLSKEKTKPDVDGSQNSDLEDSVFATPAAPVEKRVTRSSHKKTKTSEARMKLAQAVMSDDDLPVTTKRSTRQHQRQSEAKTKLAHLLSDSDTPAEEEPLVIKRQTRRSKRK; this is encoded by the exons ATGCCATCCAAACAAAGACAAGCAGTTACCATGAGAGAAGTGTTTGAGGAATGTCAAAAAAGTGTGTATGGGCATGCCAAGTTATTGAACAAATTGAAGGAAATATATGAGAAT GCTGACCTTAAAACGGACTTTCACACTGAATTCATGCAGTACCTCAAGTACTCCATGATTGTGCTCAAGCGAGAACCAGCTGTAGAGCGTACCCTTGACTTTATTGCCAAGTTTGCTGTGTCTTTTGAGGATGAGGCCAGTGAAGCTAATGAAAACAGTCGTAATGAAGAGAACATTAATGCTAAGGAGAAGCAAGACAATTTTCTGATGATCCTTTTCAACTTTTTCCTTGCA TCTCATGAAGCCAACTGTACTGCAGTCAGATTCCGATGCTGTCAAATGATCAACAAACTACTCAATTTGATGGGAGATGATGCACAAATTGATGATGATCTGTTTGATAGAATCTATGATAACATGTTGGTGAGATTGAAAGACAAGAAGGCTTCAGTGCGTGTACAAGCTGTCCATGCCTTGGCTAGACTTCAAGATCCTTCTGACAAGGATTGCCCAGTCATCAaag CCTACATATATATGCTGAATAACGATCCTAATCCTGATGTAAGGTTTGCCATCCTGACATGCATTGCGCCATCTTCACAAACACTGACAACTGTCTTAAAACGTACACGTGATGTCAAAGACAGTGTACGTAAACTAGCATTTGAAGTCTTAGCAGAGAAGATTCACATCAAAGCTCTGAGGATAGCTCAACGTGTCACAATTCTCCAAGATGGTTTGAATGATCGTTCAG ACTTGGTAAAACATGCATGTAGTGCTAAATTACTACAAGCCTGGCTACGTACATTTGAAGGCAACATACTTGATCTGTTGAACACACTGGACGTGGAGAGTTCTAGTGATGTTGCAGAGCAGGCACTAACATGTCTCATCAAAAGTGTTCCTTGTGATGAATTGGTTCAGAATTTTGACCTTCTCAACGACAA ACGCATGATGGATAGTGACAACCTCACTTGTGAGAGCGCCCTCTATTGGAGATGTCTTTGCCAGTACATCAAGTCTCTTGGTACTGCTGAAGAAGGAAATCTGGAGAAGTTGGTACCCACTCTCTCACAGTTGTGTGACTACGTACAAGA CTATATGGAGAAGATCAAGCCTTCAGAAAACATTGGCAATGTGGAAGAAACCTTAAAGCAAGAGTTTATTGCCCAACAATTGTTGCTGTTGATAGGAGTACTAGATCTTTCTGATGAGTTTGGAAG GAAAAGACTGGATAAACTGGTACATGACATGTTAGTGTCACCAGACATCTCTGCTTCCCTGGTCAAACTTCTACTGGACTGCTTCAACAAACTCCACCGTGACTCTGATAGTAGGATTGAAAAGATAGCTGAGATCGTCTCGGACATCAGAGAACCTATTACAGTAGTGGAGAATCCTGTCAATGAAATAGAGTTAAGACAGCGACAAGTCAAG CTTGCTGGTGTTCGTGTTGAGTTGAATCAGTTACGAGATGAGCTAGAGGAATGTGTGGCTAACCAAGACTTCCCTAAAGCAGCAGAAATTAAAGCAAGAATCACAGACCTGGAAGACACCAAGGCCAGTCTTATTGAAGATAATCAACCAAGCAGTCAAGAAGTTAGAACTGAGAag AATGACCCAGCCACCTTAACAAAGTGTTTGACCATTGTTAGTGAAATGTTACAAGAGTTAGCTACTAATGGTCTCAACCCAACACTGAAAACCATGGCTGAATTACTG ATTATACCAGGAATCCAGAATGAAGACCCAGTTGTACGTAATCTAGCCATCGGATGTCTTGGACTCTGTGCTCAACTATGTAGAAACTTTGCTAAAGAACAGTTACTTCTATTGATGCAG GTGTCCCAAGTTGATTTGGAAACCATCCGTGTGAGAGCTCTGGAAGGAATCTTTGATCTACTTCTGTTGTTTggttttgaaacttttaaaaCTGATGATGAGGAAGAGGAGGTGAATAAGAGCAAGGTTGATGATGGAGATGTATCCACAGAAGATGCAGAGAGGAGTTTTAATATCACCAAGAGAGCCAAAGAGAAGAATACAGCTAACAGTGTTCTTACTATACTGACAACATTACTTGATAGTGAG AGTTCAGAAATCCGTACCGTAGCAGCAGAAGGTCTGTCCAAACTGTTATTATCTGGACGTATTGTGAGTTGGAAACTGATTTCCCGTCTGGTAATATTATGGTATAATCCTATAACTGAGGAAGACATCAGATTACGTCACTGTCTGGGATCCTTCTTACCTATCTATGCATTTGCTTCAAG AGCTCACCAAGAGACGATAATGGAGGCTTTCATACCTACACTGCGTACTCTGATAAATGCTCCTATTTTCTCACCACTGGCCAAGATCAATGAAAACAACGTTGCTGACTTCCTGGTAGCCCTCACCAATAATAAAAATCTACGAAAAAATAAAGATGAGAATACCATTGAG GATTCCTCTGTTCATGACAGTCTTGCAATCACTATATGTAATGAAATTCTGAATCTATGTGACTCTGAAACACCTGGGTTACGTACACTTTGTAAAGCACTAACTTTACTGGACCTTACACCAACCAATGCAAGTAACATCAAAGATCTACAGATGCTGGTTAAACAGATGATTGAG AATCTTGAAGAGAAGACTGCCAAGCACTTAGCAGAAAAGTTCCAACACCAGCTGAATCAGTTTGAAGAAAAGCTGAACAAAAGTAGTAATGGAGAGACAGAGAATGTTGAGAATGGACTTGTACAGAGTGAAACTGAGAATGATGAAAACAAGAAACCAGACAATGATGGTGGTGAGGAAATAGAGAAAGAAATAGCATTACCAGATGAAGCAGGAGACAGGGTTAGCATACTGACAGAAACACCTGTTACTCAGACAACCAAGAAGAAGGTCACCATTTCAGAGACACCCTCCAATAATGAAGCCACAAAACCTAAAAAGGGCAAAG GCAAATCTACAGCTAACAAATCACTGTCAAAGAAGAAATCAACATTAAAAACACCATTATCTAAAGAGAAAACTAAGCCAGATGTTGATGGCAGTCAAAATAG
- the LOC144446958 gene encoding aspartate aminotransferase, cytoplasmic-like: MSRFKNVEIAPPVAVFHLTARFKEDKNPHKVNLGVGAYRTDDGEPWVLPVVRTVESQMAADHSLNHEYLPIAGLKDFTDAATKLVLGDDSPAIVQNRSCGFQALSGTGALRLGIEFLKRFAVKDIAYVSNPTWPNHKGICRDAHFSEIKEYRYWDANTRSLDIDGMCEDLNNAEENSVIILHSCAHNPTGVDPTEEQWKRIADVMEAKNLFPFFDAAYQGFASGKLDKDAYAVRYFVTRGFELFCSQSFSKNFGLYNERVGNLTMVANDPESILKIKSQLEKLARPIWSNPPNHGARVVATTLNNPALFSEWKEHISTMADRVKAMRDALKQRLKALGTPGTWNHITDQIGMFSYTGLTTKQVDYLIKKHHLYIMADGRINMCAVTTKNVDNIATGIHDAVSNIHECTK; this comes from the exons atgtctcGCTTCAAGAACGTAGAAATTGCTCCCCCAGTCGCTGTTTTTCATCTGACTGCTCGATTTAAGGAAGACAAAAATCCACATAAAGTAAACCTTGGAGTTGGAG CCTATCGTACTGATGATGGAGAGCCATGGGTTCTACCAGTGGTTAGAACAGTGGAGTCTCAAATGGCTGCCGACCATTCCCTGAATCATGAGTATCTACCAATTGCTGGACTCAAAGATTTCACCGATGCTGCAACAAAACTTGTACTTGGTGATGACAGTCCTGCTATTGTGCAGAACAGA AGCTGTGGATTTCAAGCTTTGAGTGGAACTGGTGCTCTTCGTCTTGGAATAGAATTTCTGAAGAGATTTGCTGTCAAAGACATCGCTTATGTTTCAAACCCTACATGGC CCAATCATAAAGGTATTTGCAGAGATGCTCACTTCTCAGAAATAAAGGAATATCGCTACTGGGATGCAAATACTAGAAGTTTAGATATTGATGGCATGTGTGAAGATCTGAAT AATGCTGAAGAGAACTCTGTGATCATACTTCATAGTTGTGCCCATAACCCTACTGGAGTTGATCCAACCGAGGAGCAATGGAAGAGGATTGCAGATGTTATGGAG GCCAAAAACCTGTTTCCATTCTTTGATGCTGCATACCAAGGCTTTGCTTCTGGTAAACTAGATAAGGATGCATATGCTGTCAGATATTTTGTCACGCGGGGATTTGAATTGTTTTGTTCCCAGTCCTTCTCAAAGAATTTTGGTCTCTACA ATGAGCGTGTCGGCAATCTAACTATGGTTGCCAATGATCCTGAATCAATATTAAAAATCAAGTCTCAGCTAGAGAAGCTTGCCAGACCCATCTGGTCTAATCCACCAAACCATGGTGCTCGTGTTGTTGCCACAACATTGAACAACCCAGCACTGTTTTCTGAATG GAAAGAGCATATTAGCACAATGGCAGACCGTGTGAAAGCTATGCGTGATGCTCTGAAGCAAAGATTGAAAGCACTTGGTACACCTGGAACATGGAATCATATTACAGATCAGATTGGAATGTTTAGTTACACTGGTTTGACAA CCAAACAAGTGGACTACTTGATAAAGAAGCATCACCTGTACATCATGGCAGATGGACGTATCAACATGTGTGCTGTCACCACCAAGAATGTAGACAACATAGCAACGGGTATCCATGATGCAGTCAGCAACATCCATGAATGTACTAAATGA